One region of Priestia megaterium genomic DNA includes:
- a CDS encoding DUF350 domain-containing protein: MRDFWKDPYIESAAYYSVVVLSIVVFLVVFELVTKYKNWEEIQKGNMAVAMATGGKIFGLANIFRYSIEHNDNLLRMLGWGIYGFVLLLVSYFIFEFLTPKFRIDDEIEQDNRAVGFISLVISIGMSYVIGAGIG; this comes from the coding sequence ATGAGGGATTTTTGGAAAGACCCGTATATTGAATCCGCCGCTTATTACAGCGTGGTTGTCTTGAGCATTGTCGTCTTTCTTGTTGTGTTTGAGCTCGTTACTAAATATAAGAATTGGGAAGAGATTCAAAAAGGAAATATGGCTGTTGCGATGGCAACAGGTGGGAAAATATTTGGATTAGCTAATATTTTTCGCTATTCGATTGAGCACAACGACAATTTGTTAAGAATGCTTGGATGGGGAATATATGGGTTTGTTCTTTTACTAGTCAGCTATTTTATTTTCGAATTTTTGACGCCGAAATTTCGAATCGATGATGAAATTGAACAAGATAACAGAGCCGTTGGGTTTATTTCACTTGTTATTTCAATCGGTATGTCCTATGTAATAGGAGCAGGGATAGGATAG